From the genome of Leptospira andrefontaineae, one region includes:
- a CDS encoding tetratricopeptide repeat protein produces MGFRELIISAIHRERQREFTKAFNLYKESLNFTKNPKTVVKVKNRQAWCQYYIGNTRETLNLFQELQDRFSTHPESRLYYANYLIKVHNFKSAKKLLTSAIEIFPDQLELYLTLASLLKDTDRSNEAIQVLKQALSQEKLSRGRGIKRKDIWSELGYLYYQRGDYNSALASLKTAMRMDEEETFLHYDMIAQCYLKVSDHKNALKFIDLYIKYFGESDADILVVKARAHAQLQESHLACASLLQAYSMENGLKLSAEDMVDFGPLLQTGFFDTLENVEIDEA; encoded by the coding sequence GTGGGTTTTCGGGAACTGATCATAAGCGCCATCCATAGGGAAAGGCAGAGGGAATTTACTAAGGCGTTCAACCTATACAAAGAATCCCTGAATTTTACCAAAAATCCCAAAACAGTCGTGAAGGTGAAAAACCGTCAGGCTTGGTGCCAATATTATATTGGAAATACCAGGGAAACCTTGAATCTTTTCCAAGAATTGCAGGATCGTTTTTCCACTCATCCGGAAAGTAGACTGTATTATGCGAATTACCTGATCAAGGTTCACAATTTTAAATCCGCTAAAAAGTTACTTACTTCTGCTATTGAGATTTTTCCTGACCAATTGGAATTATACCTAACTCTTGCAAGTTTGTTAAAAGATACGGATAGATCCAATGAGGCGATCCAAGTATTAAAACAGGCATTATCTCAGGAAAAACTTTCTAGAGGAAGAGGGATCAAACGAAAAGATATTTGGTCCGAACTCGGGTATTTGTATTATCAGAGAGGAGATTATAACTCAGCCTTAGCTTCTTTAAAAACCGCCATGAGAATGGACGAAGAAGAAACCTTCCTGCACTATGATATGATTGCTCAGTGTTATCTGAAAGTTTCGGATCATAAGAACGCACTTAAGTTTATAGATCTTTATATCAAATATTTCGGAGAATCGGATGCGGACATACTCGTTGTAAAAGCAAGAGCTCATGCCCAATTACAAGAAAGCCACTTGGCCTGCGCTTCTCTGCTACAGGCCTACTCTATGGAAAACGGTCTTAAACTTTCCGCAGAGGATATGGTGGATTTCGGCCCACTTTTGCAAACCGGCTTTTTTGACACATTAGAGAATGTTGAAATAGACGAGGCCTAA
- a CDS encoding bactofilin family protein, translating to MAIGKDNNNSVIGPGSIFEGKFYIAGSLRIDGKFEGEIKTDDALFIGETGKVRTNISAREVIVAGTLIGNIKAETEVRLEETGRLLGDIIAPALSLAKGVVAKGNITVTGGQKKDVKKIVEESFGGTRTLDNGKEE from the coding sequence ATGGCCATCGGTAAGGATAATAATAACAGCGTAATCGGCCCGGGTTCCATATTTGAGGGCAAATTCTATATCGCTGGTTCCCTACGTATCGACGGAAAATTCGAAGGGGAAATTAAAACCGACGACGCATTATTTATTGGAGAAACCGGTAAGGTCCGCACTAACATATCCGCAAGAGAAGTGATTGTAGCAGGAACCTTGATCGGAAACATTAAGGCGGAAACAGAAGTCCGCTTAGAAGAAACTGGACGTCTCTTAGGGGATATTATCGCTCCTGCTCTTTCCCTGGCAAAAGGTGTGGTAGCTAAAGGTAATATTACCGTGACTGGCGGCCAAAAGAAAGACGTTAAAAAGATCGTGGAAGAATCTTTTGGCGGCACAAGGACACTGGACAACGGAAAGGAAGAATAA
- a CDS encoding peptidoglycan DD-metalloendopeptidase family protein, whose product MIFKKPRQLTAGKEILRTDNFTLIYLGAFHFHYSFYFKGNLYHGNLDFRRRKFRVIPLVASVIFMVLFLGIWMSPSNASMESASTEVTENDSEDLKAKKGDEKFLEESEKAKLTILMANEIKSASDKKKQLKVVTYKVKRNETLSEIATRYKVSMESIAGSSSINLEDTLYPGQILQIPNKQGLLYKFKAGDTVAKVASLYKVNLDEILEENKLDDLDILRPGQKVFLPGAVIPDPAPKWVVPVTSHVVTSNYGWRTFPQHKFHEALDLKANYEAVMAARNGKVVFSGWMGGYGNAIVIEHNDDFKTLYAHNSRLNVKRGDYVVAGKKIATSGCTGYCFGPHLHFEVIHKGKSVNPGKYLKGLSYKRGSKPNH is encoded by the coding sequence ATGATCTTCAAGAAGCCCAGGCAATTGACCGCAGGAAAAGAAATCCTCCGGACAGATAATTTCACCCTGATCTACCTGGGCGCCTTCCATTTCCATTATTCCTTTTATTTTAAAGGAAACTTATATCACGGAAATCTAGACTTCAGAAGACGTAAATTCCGCGTTATTCCTCTTGTGGCATCCGTCATTTTTATGGTCCTATTTTTAGGAATTTGGATGAGCCCATCTAATGCTTCTATGGAATCCGCTTCTACCGAAGTGACTGAAAACGATTCCGAAGACTTAAAGGCCAAAAAAGGCGACGAAAAGTTTCTAGAAGAATCTGAAAAAGCAAAACTCACCATCCTAATGGCAAATGAGATCAAAAGCGCTTCCGATAAAAAGAAACAACTTAAGGTAGTTACCTATAAAGTTAAAAGGAACGAAACTCTTTCGGAGATCGCAACTCGTTATAAAGTCTCCATGGAATCGATCGCAGGTTCTTCCAGCATCAATTTGGAAGATACTTTGTATCCTGGACAAATATTACAAATCCCGAATAAACAAGGTCTATTATATAAATTCAAGGCCGGTGACACGGTCGCAAAGGTAGCCTCTCTCTACAAGGTCAACTTGGATGAAATTTTGGAAGAGAATAAACTGGATGATCTGGATATCCTTCGTCCAGGCCAAAAAGTTTTTCTTCCAGGTGCTGTGATCCCAGATCCTGCTCCTAAATGGGTAGTTCCTGTTACTTCTCATGTAGTAACTTCCAATTACGGATGGAGAACCTTCCCTCAACATAAATTCCACGAAGCATTGGATCTAAAAGCAAACTACGAAGCAGTAATGGCAGCTCGTAATGGTAAGGTAGTATTCTCCGGATGGATGGGTGGCTACGGAAACGCAATCGTGATCGAACATAACGATGATTTCAAAACATTATACGCTCACAATTCCAGACTGAATGTAAAACGAGGGGATTATGTGGTCGCAGGTAAAAAGATCGCAACCTCAGGATGTACAGGCTATTGTTTCGGTCCTCACTTACATTTCGAAGTAATCCACAAAGGAAAATCGGTAAACCCCGGAAAATATCTAAAAGGTCTCAGCTATAAAAGAGGCTCTAAACCAAACCATTAA
- a CDS encoding TfoX/Sxy family protein: MAINEKTSERLRKALTKQKEVEEKKMFGGLCFMVNGKMCVCVRDEELMFRIDPKDYESVLEKKKARPMIHNGNLMKGFVFVKVEDVKPEKEFGYWIGLALDYNKTAKVAKKSLKRKVPAPKKTSKKK, encoded by the coding sequence ATGGCGATTAACGAAAAAACATCTGAACGTCTTCGAAAGGCTCTTACCAAACAGAAAGAAGTAGAGGAGAAAAAAATGTTTGGTGGCCTATGTTTCATGGTGAACGGAAAGATGTGCGTCTGTGTTAGAGATGAAGAGCTTATGTTTAGAATAGATCCCAAGGATTACGAATCAGTTTTAGAAAAGAAAAAAGCCAGACCGATGATCCATAATGGAAATCTGATGAAGGGATTTGTATTCGTAAAGGTAGAAGATGTGAAACCAGAGAAAGAGTTTGGATATTGGATTGGGCTTGCTTTGGATTATAATAAAACTGCGAAAGTGGCTAAGAAAAGTTTGAAAAGGAAGGTCCCAGCTCCCAAGAAAACTTCTAAGAAAAAATAG
- a CDS encoding alpha/beta hydrolase, which translates to MFQTFFFLVLSFVLYCGCGPSISEHLDKRTNSQYSSTHGIEVFFNTSRAVNPGSQVACSNSYFLNFGNMGTQSGSCLVNVPADREIGSLPFGLGNKEKSFQFLEHRVAFQGTTKEEQEKLWWKRIEEDPFEEVIVFVHGFNVNFEEAILRAAQLKYDLKFPGKVALYTWPAGGDGSMLGTFFLKNTYEKNLVSARSSRDSFKNFLKRMVSTNKKIHLLVHSMGHQVALNSISELSKELGDRPFLKELVLNAPDYDTGEFILILDRLLKSSERITLYCSPGDSALFASAQIHQTGRLGACSKFPGVDVVNVNPIDASLLSLGHGYYSSRPILTDLYQLFLGLGAEKRLFIRKSYGNENYILRN; encoded by the coding sequence ATGTTTCAAACTTTCTTTTTTCTTGTTCTCAGCTTTGTACTTTATTGCGGTTGTGGACCTTCTATTTCCGAACATCTGGACAAGAGGACAAATTCCCAATATTCTTCCACTCATGGGATCGAGGTATTTTTTAATACTTCCAGAGCGGTCAATCCAGGATCACAAGTAGCTTGTTCTAATTCTTATTTTCTGAATTTCGGGAATATGGGAACCCAATCCGGTTCTTGTTTAGTCAATGTTCCCGCTGATAGAGAAATAGGTTCCCTCCCCTTCGGCCTGGGAAATAAAGAGAAATCATTTCAATTTTTAGAACATAGAGTTGCATTCCAAGGAACGACCAAAGAGGAACAGGAAAAACTTTGGTGGAAAAGAATAGAAGAAGATCCTTTCGAAGAAGTGATCGTATTCGTTCACGGATTTAACGTAAACTTCGAAGAAGCTATTTTAAGAGCAGCTCAACTCAAATATGATCTGAAATTTCCCGGCAAGGTAGCTTTATATACTTGGCCAGCAGGAGGAGACGGCTCCATGCTCGGGACCTTCTTCCTAAAAAACACCTATGAAAAAAATTTAGTCTCTGCGAGAAGCAGCCGGGATTCTTTCAAAAACTTTCTGAAAAGAATGGTATCTACCAACAAAAAGATCCACCTACTGGTTCATTCTATGGGTCATCAGGTAGCTCTAAATTCAATTTCTGAACTTTCCAAAGAATTAGGAGATCGTCCTTTTCTAAAAGAATTGGTTTTGAATGCTCCTGATTATGATACCGGAGAATTTATACTCATCCTGGACCGCCTGTTAAAATCTTCGGAAAGAATTACATTATACTGTTCTCCCGGAGACTCCGCATTATTTGCCTCTGCCCAAATTCACCAGACAGGAAGATTAGGAGCCTGCTCCAAATTTCCAGGTGTGGATGTGGTCAATGTGAACCCGATCGACGCGTCTTTATTGTCATTGGGTCACGGATATTATTCTTCCCGCCCTATACTGACAGACCTATACCAATTGTTTTTGGGTCTGGGCGCGGAGAAGAGGTTATTCATCCGTAAATCCTACGGAAATGAAAACTATATTCTCCGAAATTAA
- a CDS encoding zinc dependent phospholipase C family protein encodes MAGKITHLEALSQVCKHLDHGTAEQRKIAKLLREEGTRKFANIGAIAPDIFYFYHVLSPVRTKKALPWGDLSHHENVLELILNFLDGVLTVEEGIYRDRFLAFTLGYIIHCAVDIVTHPYIFFISGDYYSPDKQISSKAQYNHMRVEFALDSWLLDFRWGMTPKAYDFVQHVDVIFKGKDGKKKMDPMLWNFWLKGLKATFPKEFKEKYIGSEEKIIPGDILNESFLGYLYFHRYLDSRSKIIRAALSFLDKITLHKVNSSVLMLPLKEHIDKRIMNEEKREWSYPADPNLIRNDSFVELINKACDSAKDAVTNAWGYVHDKTSRSSMIKEYQGYNLDTGLRFHGIDKMRQFSPL; translated from the coding sequence ATGGCAGGCAAAATCACTCATCTCGAAGCTCTTTCCCAAGTCTGCAAACATCTGGATCACGGAACTGCAGAACAAAGGAAGATCGCAAAACTTTTAAGAGAAGAAGGCACCCGTAAGTTTGCCAATATAGGTGCGATCGCTCCTGACATTTTTTATTTTTATCATGTTCTTTCTCCCGTTCGGACCAAGAAAGCGCTTCCATGGGGAGACTTAAGCCATCACGAAAACGTTTTGGAATTGATCCTCAACTTTTTAGATGGTGTCCTCACTGTTGAGGAAGGGATTTATAGAGATCGTTTTCTAGCATTCACTTTAGGTTATATTATTCACTGCGCTGTGGATATCGTTACTCATCCTTATATCTTTTTTATTTCCGGAGATTATTATAGTCCGGATAAACAGATCAGCTCCAAAGCCCAATACAATCATATGAGAGTAGAGTTCGCTTTGGATTCTTGGCTTCTGGATTTCAGATGGGGAATGACTCCTAAAGCATATGATTTTGTGCAACATGTGGATGTGATCTTCAAAGGAAAAGACGGGAAGAAAAAAATGGATCCTATGCTTTGGAACTTTTGGCTAAAAGGTTTAAAAGCAACCTTCCCGAAAGAATTTAAAGAAAAGTATATTGGCTCCGAAGAAAAGATCATTCCTGGAGATATCCTAAACGAATCTTTCTTAGGTTATTTGTATTTTCATAGATACTTGGATTCCAGAAGTAAGATAATAAGAGCGGCCCTCAGCTTTTTAGATAAGATCACATTGCATAAAGTAAATTCTTCCGTTCTAATGCTTCCTCTAAAGGAACATATAGATAAAAGGATCATGAACGAAGAAAAAAGAGAATGGTCTTATCCTGCAGACCCGAACTTGATCCGTAATGATTCTTTCGTGGAGTTGATCAACAAAGCATGTGACTCTGCAAAAGATGCAGTTACAAATGCTTGGGGTTATGTTCACGACAAAACTTCTCGTTCTTCTATGATCAAAGAATACCAGGGATATAACTTGGATACAGGACTTAGATTCCACGGCATTGATAAGATGCGCCAATTTTCGCCTTTATAA
- a CDS encoding histidine kinase dimerization/phosphoacceptor domain -containing protein: MLTKPKILVVEDEIIVAVNLGQKLKKLGYDLVGITSSGEEAIQKAEENHPDLVLMDINIEGNLDGIQTAELLRNRFQTPVIYLTAYADENTLNRAKRTQPLGYIVKPFESDQLRSSIEVALYKNELEHRNRKNEESLKSTLNQMESGIITTDENGLVLFCNPVAEKIAGLSYAESIGLSLTKILKLEDSTSSSYTLPLSDVLISNQTIEKNGIFAVDGIGNKTAVSIQISPILNTEGKSSGSITVLRLGESDNTNQSYLKEIHHRIKNNLTVISSLLSMNASNLKDQETLDIFKDSQHRIQAVALLHEVLYENHDLSSISFDLYVRKLTDLLFEVYKVDRSKFKLVLDIQTPKIPSEMGMNCALIINELLTNSFKHGFKGRESGSILIRFSLNDEQYFLEVKDDGVGLSDDTIAQTRNSGSLGLSLVDSFVKLLRGKLKLENENGCKVTLSFPTRHET; this comes from the coding sequence ATGCTCACAAAACCCAAGATCCTAGTTGTAGAAGATGAGATCATAGTCGCAGTCAACTTGGGCCAGAAACTTAAAAAATTAGGTTACGATCTTGTGGGTATCACATCCTCCGGAGAGGAGGCCATCCAAAAGGCAGAAGAGAATCACCCTGATCTGGTCCTAATGGATATCAATATTGAAGGGAATCTGGACGGGATACAAACTGCGGAACTTCTCCGAAATAGATTCCAAACACCTGTTATTTATCTTACAGCTTATGCGGATGAGAATACTCTGAACAGAGCCAAAAGGACTCAACCCCTAGGTTATATAGTCAAACCGTTCGAATCGGACCAACTTCGCTCTTCTATCGAAGTTGCTTTGTATAAGAACGAGCTGGAACATAGAAATCGCAAAAACGAAGAATCCCTAAAATCCACTTTGAATCAAATGGAGTCAGGGATCATCACAACTGACGAAAACGGCCTCGTATTATTTTGTAATCCAGTAGCAGAGAAGATCGCGGGGCTAAGCTACGCAGAATCCATAGGACTTTCTTTAACAAAGATCTTAAAATTAGAAGATTCTACTTCTTCCTCTTATACCCTTCCACTTTCGGATGTATTAATATCCAACCAAACGATTGAGAAAAATGGAATATTCGCAGTCGATGGGATTGGAAATAAAACGGCGGTTTCCATCCAGATCTCTCCTATCCTAAACACGGAAGGAAAATCAAGCGGTTCTATCACTGTTCTTAGATTGGGAGAATCGGACAATACCAACCAGTCTTACCTAAAAGAGATCCATCATAGGATCAAAAACAATCTTACCGTTATTTCTTCTTTGCTGAGTATGAATGCCTCTAATCTGAAAGACCAGGAGACCTTGGATATTTTCAAGGATAGCCAGCATAGGATACAAGCAGTTGCACTTCTGCACGAAGTGCTTTATGAAAACCATGATCTATCGTCCATCAGTTTTGATCTTTATGTTCGCAAACTTACCGACCTTCTATTCGAAGTATATAAAGTAGATCGTTCTAAGTTCAAACTAGTGCTGGATATCCAAACTCCAAAGATCCCAAGTGAGATGGGAATGAACTGCGCATTAATCATTAACGAACTTTTAACTAACTCGTTCAAACATGGATTCAAAGGTAGAGAAAGTGGTTCTATACTGATCCGTTTTAGTTTGAATGACGAACAATATTTCTTAGAAGTCAAGGACGATGGAGTTGGTCTATCTGATGATACAATAGCCCAAACGCGCAATTCAGGCTCTTTGGGACTTTCTTTGGTGGATTCTTTCGTGAAACTTCTAAGAGGAAAACTTAAGCTTGAGAACGAAAACGGCTGCAAAGTTACCTTAAGCTTCCCCACAAGACACGAGACCTAA
- a CDS encoding crotonase/enoyl-CoA hydratase family protein codes for MKTNFEFFEIVEREDGVAIVFLNRPDKRNAMNWSFWRDLPDVVHEINSNQKIRSFVVAARGKSFSTGLDLDSFFQEFGSVVQGAYGDDRKKFYELILRMQKGINAVYDSPKPSVAAVQKHCIGGGLDLISACDIRYATFDASISLREAKVAIVADMGSINRLPSIIGQGNTRELAYTGKDIDGEEALRMGLVSKLFKDQDQLLEGAIATASEIAANPRIVVEGTKEVMNYSEGKPLAVGLNYVAVWNSSFMDSRDFREAMKAFKDRKRPEYNKELT; via the coding sequence ATGAAGACAAACTTTGAATTCTTTGAAATCGTCGAGAGAGAAGACGGAGTAGCTATCGTCTTCTTAAACCGTCCCGACAAAAGAAACGCGATGAACTGGAGTTTCTGGAGAGATCTTCCGGATGTCGTACACGAAATTAACTCCAATCAAAAAATCAGATCCTTCGTAGTTGCTGCAAGAGGGAAATCATTTTCCACAGGTTTGGACCTGGATTCATTCTTCCAAGAATTTGGATCAGTAGTACAAGGCGCATATGGTGATGATCGTAAAAAATTCTACGAGTTAATCCTCAGAATGCAGAAAGGGATCAACGCAGTTTATGATTCTCCTAAACCTTCCGTTGCTGCGGTCCAAAAACATTGTATCGGTGGTGGACTCGACCTGATCTCCGCTTGTGATATTCGTTATGCAACCTTTGATGCAAGTATCTCATTGAGAGAAGCAAAGGTAGCAATCGTTGCGGACATGGGTTCGATCAACAGGCTTCCTTCTATCATAGGACAAGGAAACACAAGAGAACTCGCCTACACAGGTAAGGACATAGACGGAGAAGAAGCGCTCAGAATGGGACTTGTCTCTAAATTGTTCAAGGACCAAGACCAACTTTTGGAAGGTGCAATCGCAACTGCATCCGAGATTGCTGCTAATCCAAGAATAGTGGTAGAAGGTACTAAGGAAGTAATGAACTACTCCGAAGGGAAACCGTTAGCTGTTGGTTTGAACTATGTCGCGGTTTGGAATTCCAGCTTTATGGATTCCAGAGATTTTAGAGAAGCGATGAAAGCCTTTAAAGACAGAAAAAGGCCGGAATATAATAAAGAACTAACCTAG
- a CDS encoding penicillin-binding protein 1A, protein MKHEPVDFFTRYFVVIFRDRVQSRLDSSDPVRKLIYLVLGLIFLNGFLFVFSIKDIWQVPKADRYEKPSLLFGLNTEGKYEPIAEFYRFSRVVITDEDLPGGFEDNKVIRCFVSTEDNNFRSHKGLDLRGIFRATMVNLLAGRVKEGASTITQQVARLKFLNTERSFLRKAREAWLALLLELVFDKKTLIGIYLNEIPLGHGTIGVGAAAKFYFRKDIKDLSWGEAALLASLTTRPKEFSPLVNPNTSASKVRVVFKKLVENGILDVETAEREFEAFSEYYITLNRSPNDSAFSDRLNKFPYFTEYVRKNLARYIPSQQIYEGGLKIYTTLNIQHQSQAEKAMAAGLKQQTQLSNQRAFTKIDSFEDSYGSTYKLLAELHDLPEFKFKISRSYRTFNRAWQEEFRDDLSFLNLISGTEMLGEAIDWNYKTQATEDHLLPVEGALISIRPDTGYITAMVGGSGFRSDNQQIRAFQAYRQPGSAFKPLVYASAMEYYHEHPDDKKNVTAASLFDDSPLQYVLEDGDEWNPSNYSGEYSGFIRLREALELSRNSVAVRLLEHTGLNNLLPRLEKLLQVENRNLPRDFSIALGSFEVSPYELARSYAVFASGGKQVFPLSVLYVEDEQGNLIKDFRKEFESKERKRLLSPETSYVITSMMEDVIKKGTGTGARSYGLTRPAAGKTGTTNNFRDAWFAGYTPELVAVVWVGYDTGTLSLGRGMSGAVVAAPIWGRFMANALSHEKSRSFDFGDAKIVRRTICSISGKLPGSHCYQTEEEVFDKDTVPKEVCEDHRGMTEPDPTPTHTTDPGTTKKKKPNLFEGDEDVIR, encoded by the coding sequence ATGAAACACGAACCCGTAGATTTTTTCACAAGATATTTCGTAGTAATTTTTAGGGACAGGGTCCAATCCCGTTTGGATTCTTCCGATCCTGTCCGTAAACTAATCTATCTTGTTTTGGGACTTATCTTCTTAAACGGATTTTTATTCGTATTCTCTATCAAAGATATTTGGCAGGTCCCTAAGGCGGACCGTTACGAAAAACCTTCCCTACTCTTTGGGCTCAATACGGAAGGGAAATACGAACCTATCGCGGAGTTCTATAGATTTTCGAGAGTAGTGATCACTGACGAAGATCTTCCAGGTGGTTTCGAAGACAATAAGGTCATCCGTTGTTTTGTTTCTACGGAAGATAATAATTTCAGATCTCATAAAGGTCTGGATCTTCGCGGGATTTTCAGAGCAACCATGGTCAACCTTCTTGCGGGAAGAGTGAAAGAAGGTGCATCTACGATCACCCAACAGGTTGCGAGATTAAAATTCTTAAACACAGAAAGATCTTTTTTGCGTAAAGCAAGAGAAGCTTGGCTTGCACTTCTTCTTGAATTGGTATTCGATAAGAAAACCTTAATAGGGATCTATCTAAACGAGATCCCACTCGGTCATGGAACAATCGGTGTCGGAGCCGCGGCAAAATTCTATTTTAGAAAAGATATCAAAGATCTAAGCTGGGGAGAAGCTGCACTTCTCGCAAGTTTAACCACAAGACCAAAGGAATTTTCTCCCTTAGTAAATCCCAATACGTCGGCTTCTAAGGTAAGAGTTGTATTCAAAAAACTGGTAGAAAACGGGATCCTAGATGTAGAGACTGCGGAGAGAGAATTCGAAGCATTCTCCGAATATTATATAACCTTAAATCGTTCCCCTAACGATTCCGCATTCTCCGATCGTCTTAATAAATTCCCTTATTTTACGGAATATGTGCGTAAGAACCTGGCTCGTTATATCCCTTCCCAACAGATATATGAGGGCGGTTTAAAGATCTATACTACCCTAAATATTCAGCACCAATCCCAAGCAGAAAAGGCTATGGCTGCAGGTTTGAAACAGCAGACACAATTGTCCAACCAGAGGGCCTTTACTAAAATTGACTCATTCGAAGATTCTTACGGTTCTACCTATAAACTTTTAGCCGAACTTCATGATCTTCCCGAATTCAAATTTAAGATCTCCCGTTCTTACAGAACATTCAATAGGGCTTGGCAGGAAGAATTCAGAGACGACCTATCCTTCTTAAATTTGATCTCGGGCACGGAGATGTTGGGAGAAGCAATCGACTGGAATTATAAAACCCAAGCAACAGAAGATCATTTACTTCCTGTAGAAGGTGCGTTAATCTCCATTCGTCCGGATACAGGTTATATCACAGCGATGGTAGGAGGTTCCGGATTCAGATCGGATAACCAACAGATCCGCGCATTCCAAGCATACAGACAACCAGGTTCGGCATTCAAACCTTTAGTGTATGCTTCTGCGATGGAATACTATCATGAACATCCGGATGATAAGAAGAATGTTACTGCTGCTTCTCTATTCGATGATTCTCCGCTTCAATACGTTCTGGAAGATGGAGATGAATGGAACCCAAGCAATTATTCTGGAGAATATTCCGGATTCATTCGTTTAAGAGAAGCACTAGAACTTTCCAGAAATAGTGTTGCAGTTCGATTATTGGAACATACAGGTTTAAATAATCTTCTACCAAGACTAGAAAAACTTTTACAGGTAGAAAATAGAAATCTTCCAAGAGACTTTTCAATCGCATTAGGAAGTTTTGAAGTTTCTCCGTATGAACTCGCAAGATCCTACGCAGTTTTTGCTTCCGGAGGAAAACAAGTTTTTCCTCTTAGCGTTTTATATGTGGAAGACGAACAAGGAAATCTGATCAAAGATTTCAGAAAAGAATTCGAATCCAAAGAAAGAAAAAGATTACTCTCTCCTGAAACAAGTTACGTGATCACCTCCATGATGGAAGATGTGATTAAAAAAGGAACCGGAACAGGAGCCAGATCTTACGGACTCACTCGTCCTGCCGCTGGAAAAACAGGAACCACAAATAATTTCAGAGACGCATGGTTCGCAGGATATACTCCCGAACTTGTAGCGGTCGTTTGGGTGGGATACGATACTGGAACACTTTCACTCGGCCGCGGAATGTCAGGTGCAGTTGTTGCCGCTCCTATCTGGGGAAGATTTATGGCGAATGCTCTCTCTCACGAAAAATCGAGATCATTCGATTTCGGAGACGCAAAAATTGTGCGAAGGACCATCTGTTCTATCTCCGGAAAACTTCCTGGTTCTCATTGTTACCAAACGGAAGAAGAAGTATTCGATAAGGACACAGTCCCAAAAGAAGTTTGCGAAGACCATCGTGGAATGACAGAACCGGATCCGACTCCTACCCATACTACAGACCCGGGAACGACTAAAAAGAAAAAACCGAATCTCTTCGAAGGCGATGAAGACGTAATCCGGTAA
- a CDS encoding FecR family protein, whose product MKKLSVLFLLGLISVLFSCGKKEADLGKGVITFVVGNVTLERGSEKSKVEVSKEIQNGDVLVTDEGATAMIAFGENASLLEIQSGSRFRFDDIKSDKKFFQEKGRSWLLSNKLVKGEGLSLGTPTTTAGVRGTKFYTTVVDDVTLICHCQGKVELENSADHSKMIPTSDYLTVTKGTKTIVIDKDDLSKIGIPYVHNHSELDNSPVGEKNNLKQEDFLKIQELAKKKLTEK is encoded by the coding sequence ATGAAAAAGTTATCAGTTCTATTTCTTCTAGGTTTAATAAGTGTTTTGTTTTCTTGCGGTAAAAAGGAAGCAGATTTAGGTAAGGGAGTGATCACGTTTGTTGTAGGGAACGTGACCTTGGAACGAGGTTCCGAAAAATCCAAGGTAGAAGTGAGTAAAGAGATCCAAAATGGTGACGTATTAGTTACCGATGAAGGAGCCACTGCAATGATTGCATTTGGAGAAAATGCTTCTTTGTTGGAGATCCAATCCGGTTCTAGATTCCGCTTTGATGATATAAAATCAGACAAAAAGTTTTTCCAAGAAAAGGGAAGATCTTGGCTTCTCTCGAATAAACTTGTAAAAGGCGAGGGGTTAAGCTTAGGAACTCCTACAACTACAGCAGGAGTTAGGGGGACAAAATTCTATACTACTGTCGTTGATGATGTGACTCTTATCTGTCATTGCCAGGGTAAGGTGGAACTGGAGAATAGTGCAGACCATTCGAAGATGATACCTACGTCCGATTATCTTACAGTTACCAAAGGAACAAAAACGATAGTGATCGATAAGGATGATCTATCAAAGATCGGGATCCCTTATGTTCATAATCATAGCGAATTGGATAACTCACCGGTCGGAGAAAAAAACAATCTGAAGCAGGAAGATTTCCTAAAGATCCAGGAACTTGCTAAGAAAAAATTAACAGAGAAGTAA